One Helianthus annuus cultivar XRQ/B chromosome 12, HanXRQr2.0-SUNRISE, whole genome shotgun sequence genomic region harbors:
- the LOC110893283 gene encoding uncharacterized protein LOC110893283: MENSETMEGANVVIPLSSVKQVSERYANTLYGYFLGKRLTFPVVDYFVKNNWVKYGLTRLMMNAKGFFFFKFKSKEGMDKLLEEGPWMIRNVPIILKEWSPSVTVEKEDITSIPVWVKMHDVPLAAFTEDELSLIASKIGTLKMLDSFTATMCVESWGRSSFARALIEIHAESELKKSITMAIPLLDRKGFTKAEVKIDYDWVPLRCNNCCVFGHDVHSCPKLPKPDQQEGNGKDGEGFQEAVKKSNKGINKGIQINKQKSKMVYRPVVNPRPKTIMKQQVQTANSFDALRDQVEDSSSVGLKGNRKEKTQNQDKEDSGRANAGDRLNSTRRNHTTDDFFTNDTDVDDLLNDIPKFMDKKSDKISEGASTPSITGSHG; encoded by the coding sequence ATGGAGAATAGTGAAACTATGGAAGGGGCTAATGTTGTAATTCCATTATCATCGGTGAAGCAAGTAAGTGAACGTTATGCTAACACCCTCTATGGGTATTTTTTGGGAAAGAGACTTACATTTCCAGTAGTGGACTATTTTGTGAAGAATAATTGGGTGAAGTATGGATTGACAAGATTAATGATGAACGCTAAAggattctttttctttaagtttaaatCGAAGGAAGGGATGGATAAGTTGCTGGAAGAAGGGCCATGGATGATCAGAAACGTGCCTATAATCTTAAAAGAATGGTCGCCTTCTGTGACTGTGGAGAAAGAGGACATCACTTCTATCCCGGTGTGGGttaagatgcatgatgtgccaTTGGCAGCTTTTACAGAGGACGAGCTTAGTCTCATAGCTTCGAAAATTGGAACACTGAAGATGTTAGACTCATTTACGGCAACTATGTGTGTTGAATCATGGGGCCGTAGTAGTTTTGCAAGGGCCTTGATAGAAATTCATGCGGAGTCGGAGCTGAAGAAAAGCATCACTATGGCAATTCCCTTGCTTGACAGAAAAGGTTTTACTAAAGCTGAGGTGAAAATAGACTATGATTGGGTCCCATTGAGGTGTAATAATTGCTGCGTTTTTGGACATGATGTCCACTCGTGTCCGAAGTTACCTAAACCAGATCAACAGGAGGGGAATGGAAAGGATGGTGAGGGTTTCCAGGAAGCTGTGAAAAAATCAAATAAGGGTATCAACAAAGGAAttcaaattaataaacaaaagtCCAAGATGGTGTACCGGCCGGTGGTTAACCCCAGACCGAAAACTATTATGAAGCAGCAAGTTCAAACGGCAAACTCTTTTGATGCTTTACGCGATCAGGTAGAGGATTCAAGTTCGGTGGGTTTGAAAGGTAATAGAAAGGAAAAAACGCAAAACCAAGATAAAGAGGATAGTGGAAGAGCTAACGCAGGTGATCGGTTGAATTCGACAAGGAGAAATCACACAACGGATGACTTTTTTACCAATGATACTGATGTTGATGACTTACTAAATGACATTCCAAAGTTCATGGATAAAAAGAGTGATAAGATTTCTGAGGGTGCAAGCACACCCAGTATAACGGGATCCCATGGGTAG